A window of the Cicer arietinum cultivar CDC Frontier isolate Library 1 chromosome 6, Cicar.CDCFrontier_v2.0, whole genome shotgun sequence genome harbors these coding sequences:
- the LOC101496456 gene encoding protein ACTIVITY OF BC1 COMPLEX KINASE 3, chloroplastic-like — MATMVAMVSSSTITQQPFSSFTRGSIPISNLTPSLSFKSRLTLLNPQLRAALVEARPSSSQTSVSLPIPPPKDGSFKVLALPMDRADDIQAEAKALTRAVNASVYSPQLISSRYGSKPFKIFGRAFQIVFGLGSFGLKLWWEQRNGVGDKNRRIRAIELRNIFTKLGPTFVKLGQGLSTRPDICPPEYLEELSELQDGLPTFPDDEAFECIERELGLSLDSIYSSISSSPIAAASLGQVYKARLKNSGKLVAVKVQRPGIEEAIGLDFYLIRGLGFLINKYVDVITSDVVALIDEFASRVFQELNYVQEGQNARRFKKLYADKEDIFVPDVFWDYTSAKVLTIDWVDGVKLNEQEAIERQGLNVLDLVNTGIQCSLRQLLEYGYFHADPHPGNLLATPEGKLAFLDFGMMSETPEEARYAIIGHVVHLVNRDYEAMAQDYYALDFLSRDVDVSPIVPALRNFFDDALNYTVSELNFKTIVDGLGNVLYQYPFNVPAYYALILRSLTVLEGLALYADPNFKVLAASYPYFAKRLLTDPNPYLRDALIELLFKDGKFRWNRLENLLVQGRKDRDFSAKEALQPVLQVLLSPDGEVLRNLVIKEAVRVSEAFTLGTISDTYQYIPDFLRTLVFNGNAKEPLMMSETERQSMIELRDQVIRIWRLLQSSNDFDPSLLQPILQVLQQPEARRLGGRVVGGITQRLAARFLLQLLGAPTTAST; from the exons ATGGCTACAATGGTAGCTATGGTATCTTCTTCCACCATAACTCAACAACCCTTTTCTTCATTCACTCGTGGCTCAATTCCCATTTCAAATCTCACCCCATCACTCTCTTTCAAATCAAGATTAACCTTGTTGAATCCACAACTCCGTGCTGCTTTGGTTGAAGCAAGACCATCATCATCACAAACTTCAGTTTCTTTACCAATACCACCACCTAAAGATGGTTCCTTCAAGGTTCTTGCTCTTCCAATGGATCGTGCTGATGATATTCAAGCTGAGGCAAAAGCTTTGACTCGTGCTGTCAATGCGTCTGTTTATAGTCCTCAACTTATTTCCTCAAGATATGGTTCTAAACCCTTCAAG ATTTTTGGAAGGGCATTTCAGATTGTGTTTGGTTTGGGTTCTTTTGGGTTGAAGCTTTGGTGGGAGCAAAGAAATGGAGTTGGTGATAAGAATAGAAGGATTCGTGCTATTGAGCTTAGGAATATATTCACTAAGCTTGGACCAACTTTTGTCAAATTGGGTCAAGGGTTATCTACTAGGCCTGATATTTGTCCACCTGAGTATCTGGAGGAGCTCTCTGAACTTCAA GATGGTTTGCCAACGTTTCCTGACGACGAGGCTTTTGAATGCATTGAGAGGGAATTGGGATTATCTCTTGACTCTATTTACTCTTCAATATCATCATCGCCTATTGCAGCTGCTAGTTTAGGTCAGGTTTATAAAGCTCGGTTGAAGAACTCTGGGAAACTTGTTGCTGTCAAGGTGCAACGCCCTGGCATCGAAGAAGCTATAGGATTGGATTTCTACCTAATAAgaggtttagggtttctgataaataaatatgtggATGTAATCACAAGTGATGTTGTTGCACTTATTGATGAATTTGCAAGTAGAGTCTTTCAAGAGCTCAACTATGTGCAG GAGGGACAAAATGCAAGGAGATTCAAAAAATTGTATGCCGACAAGGAAGATATCTTTGTTCCTGATGTTTTTTGGGACTATACAAGTGCAAAGGTACTAACAATAGATTGGGTTGATGGAGTAAAATTGAATGAGCAAGAAGCAATTGAAAGACAAGGACTAAACGTCTTGGATCTCGTAAACACAGGCATACAATGTAGTCTCAGACAACTGCTCGAGTATGGATATTTCCATGCAGATCCTCATCCTGGTAACCTTTTGGCAACTCCCGAAGGAAAACTCGCTTTTCTTGATTTCGGGATGATGAGTGAAACTCCTGAAGAAGCAAGATATGCGATAATTGGTCACGTTGTTCACTTGGTTAACCGAGACTATGAAGCTATGGCTCAGGACTACTATGCTCTCGATTTCTTATCTAGGGATGTTGATGTATCTCCAATTGTTCCTGCACTACGTAACTTTTTTGACGATGCACTTAATTATACTGTTAGTGAGCTTAACTTCAAAACAATTGTGGACGGTCTCGGAAATGTTTTGTATCAATATCCATTTAATG TGCCAGCATACTACGCATTGATATTAAGGTCTCTCACTGTTTTAGAAGGTTTAGCACTTTATGCCGATCCAAATTTTAAGGTGCTTGCAGCATCATATCCCTACTTTGCTAAAAGACTCCTAACAGATCCAAATCCATATCTAAGGGATGCTCTTATTGAGTTGCTTTTCAAGGATGGGAAGTTCAG ATGGAATAGGCTTGAAAACCTTCTAGTACAAGggagaaaagatagagattttTCTGCTAAAGAGGCTTTACAACCTGTCCTTCAGGTATTGTTGAGTCCTGATGGTGAAGTTTTGAGGAATCTAGTTATCAAAGAAGCTGTTCGCGTATCTGAAGCTTTTACTCTCGGCACAATTTCTGACACATACCAGTATATTCCCGACTTTTTGAGGACCCTTGTCTTCAATGGCAATGCAAAGGAGCCACTTATGATGTCAGAAACCGAAAGGCAAAGCATGATTGAACTTCGAGATCAAGTGATTAGGATATGGAGGCTTCTGCAATCGTCAAATGATTTTGATCCATCTCTTTTACAACCAATACTACAG GTCCTTCAGCAACCTGAGGCACGCAGACTCGGTGGGCGTGTTGTGGGTGGAATCACTCAACGGCTTGCTGCACGCTTTCTACTGCAACTACTTGGAGCACCAACAACAGCTTCTACATAG